The following proteins come from a genomic window of Novosphingobium sp. P6W:
- a CDS encoding TonB-dependent receptor encodes MKNGLLLAASVLALSATPARAQSAPPPEAQAEEKTVGIGEIIVTARQRSESLQTVPVAVAAMDAAMIERSFIPDVDSIEKFMPNVELGRHPFTGGGMSASIRGISFGDLDRAFEPAVAVSVDGVFLASNTGAMMDTFDIEAIEVLRGPQGTLFGRNTIGGVISIKRTKPTMDWGLKGQVTVGSYNVREYKAIANIPIVADTVGLKVGGYRERSDSFTRRVSDGKREDGIDRYSIFGALRFNPGSAFDATLSVDRIQDRSHYPSLVPISAANQTFCIAFGACIGTQGQQIADSGNKLALDDYPFYARLQHTAVTLNAKLDVIDGISIESITNYTRQKDGLNIENTGAAPLANGAHVFVSKRDQKASQFSQEVRAISSFGGVFDFVAGLYYMKSKFDLVQTVEVAGTRSQFFDAGQDLNAYAAYAEAYIEPVDRLRLTVGGRYTHEKKDFYIRFRNPATGVITGQCPDAASLYGPCADPSVTFRKFTPRVTLDFRFTPDIMVYAGWSRGYRSGGWNSRATVTTAIGPYQPETVDSYEAGLRTTFWENRARANITVFRAEYKDKQEEVITASPINPLITQTQVQNASSATLQGFEGEFQLAPTDWLNLRAAVGYIDGKYDEFLSAGVDVKDQRNLRYAPKWSVSFGGDATIPLEATGGEILLNANYKWTDRFATSIIRDTTGFNRDFIDAYATVDASIGYRHELGDRKTVSLSAFVQNAFHSDGRLYRKVITGPFAFASREVARTWGISLGFTY; translated from the coding sequence ATGAAAAACGGCCTTCTGCTCGCCGCCAGCGTCCTGGCTCTGTCCGCAACGCCCGCCCGGGCGCAGTCGGCGCCCCCGCCAGAAGCCCAGGCGGAGGAGAAGACCGTCGGCATCGGTGAGATCATCGTGACCGCCCGTCAGCGCTCGGAATCGCTCCAGACGGTGCCCGTCGCGGTGGCGGCGATGGATGCCGCGATGATCGAACGCAGCTTCATCCCCGACGTCGATTCCATCGAGAAGTTCATGCCCAACGTGGAGCTTGGCCGTCACCCCTTCACCGGCGGCGGCATGTCCGCCTCGATCCGCGGCATCAGCTTCGGCGATCTTGACCGCGCGTTCGAACCGGCCGTGGCCGTCTCGGTCGACGGGGTGTTCCTGGCTTCCAACACCGGCGCGATGATGGACACGTTCGACATCGAGGCGATCGAAGTCCTGCGTGGCCCACAGGGCACCTTGTTCGGCCGCAACACCATCGGCGGCGTCATCAGCATCAAACGCACCAAGCCGACGATGGACTGGGGCCTCAAGGGCCAGGTCACGGTGGGCAGCTACAACGTGCGCGAATACAAGGCGATCGCCAACATTCCGATCGTGGCGGACACGGTCGGCCTCAAGGTGGGCGGCTACCGCGAACGCAGCGACAGTTTCACCCGCCGCGTCAGCGACGGCAAGCGTGAGGACGGCATCGATCGTTACTCGATCTTCGGGGCGCTGCGCTTCAATCCCGGTTCGGCCTTCGACGCCACATTGTCGGTGGACCGCATCCAGGATCGCTCGCACTACCCGAGCCTGGTGCCGATTTCCGCCGCGAACCAGACCTTCTGCATCGCTTTCGGCGCCTGCATCGGCACCCAGGGACAGCAGATCGCCGACAGCGGCAACAAGCTCGCGCTTGACGATTACCCGTTCTATGCCCGGCTCCAGCACACCGCCGTTACCCTGAATGCCAAACTTGACGTGATCGACGGCATTTCGATCGAATCCATCACCAACTATACCAGGCAGAAGGACGGCCTGAACATCGAGAATACCGGCGCCGCGCCGCTGGCGAACGGCGCCCACGTTTTCGTGTCGAAACGCGACCAGAAGGCCAGCCAGTTCAGCCAGGAAGTGCGCGCAATCAGCAGTTTCGGCGGCGTGTTCGATTTCGTCGCGGGGCTCTACTACATGAAATCCAAGTTCGACCTCGTCCAGACGGTAGAAGTCGCGGGTACGCGCTCGCAGTTCTTCGATGCCGGGCAGGATCTGAATGCCTACGCAGCTTATGCGGAAGCTTACATCGAGCCTGTGGACCGGCTGCGCCTCACCGTCGGCGGGCGCTATACGCATGAGAAGAAGGACTTCTACATCCGCTTCCGCAATCCCGCGACGGGCGTAATCACCGGCCAGTGCCCCGATGCGGCGTCACTGTACGGACCGTGTGCCGACCCTTCCGTGACGTTCCGCAAGTTCACGCCGCGCGTCACGCTTGATTTCCGGTTCACTCCGGACATCATGGTCTACGCGGGATGGTCGCGCGGGTATCGTTCGGGCGGCTGGAACAGCCGGGCGACCGTGACGACTGCAATCGGGCCGTACCAGCCCGAAACGGTCGACAGCTACGAGGCGGGCCTGCGCACCACTTTCTGGGAAAACCGGGCGAGGGCCAACATCACCGTCTTCCGCGCCGAGTACAAGGACAAGCAGGAGGAGGTCATAACCGCCTCGCCGATCAACCCGCTCATCACGCAGACACAAGTACAGAATGCATCTTCCGCGACGTTGCAGGGCTTCGAGGGAGAGTTCCAGCTGGCGCCGACCGACTGGCTGAACCTGCGAGCGGCGGTCGGCTACATAGATGGCAAGTACGATGAGTTCCTGTCGGCCGGGGTGGACGTCAAGGACCAGCGCAACCTGCGTTATGCTCCCAAGTGGTCAGTCAGCTTCGGCGGCGACGCGACCATTCCGCTGGAGGCGACAGGCGGCGAGATACTGCTCAACGCGAACTACAAATGGACGGACAGGTTCGCCACGTCGATCATTCGCGACACCACCGGCTTCAATCGCGATTTCATCGATGCTTATGCCACGGTCGATGCATCGATTGGTTACCGTCATGAACTTGGCGACCGCAAGACGGTGAGCCTTTCCGCCTTCGTCCAGAATGCATTCCACAGCGACGGGCGTCTCTACCGGAAAGTCATCACCGGGCCGTTTGCTTTCGCGAGCCGGGAGGTCGCAAGAACTTGGGGCATTTCGCTGGGCTTCACATACTGA
- the modA gene encoding molybdate ABC transporter substrate-binding protein, with product MRYACIAALALFAMAGVAPDAADAENPAPVLTVYAAGSTTGVLGAMLKRFEAETGQHVDLQTGPAGLMREKIEAGDRADLFVSANMAHPQSLHAQGKASAAAVFARNRLCIYALPAVGMTSTNVLDRLLDPKVRIGTSTPKADPGGDYAQELFDEADSVRPGATAALKAKALAVVGATVTPASSKATSQGEAMLERGTDVSVGYCSSRKTTPDLSVDKVELPPELAIKADYGMAVVTTSHDPMREAAAGKLALYLLSPENQTLLAAYGFSAR from the coding sequence GTGAGGTACGCCTGCATCGCAGCGCTGGCGCTGTTCGCCATGGCAGGCGTGGCCCCGGATGCCGCCGACGCGGAAAACCCGGCGCCTGTGCTCACCGTCTACGCGGCAGGCAGCACGACCGGCGTTCTGGGCGCAATGCTCAAGCGCTTCGAGGCCGAAACCGGGCAGCATGTTGACCTTCAGACTGGCCCGGCAGGCCTGATGCGCGAAAAGATCGAGGCAGGCGACAGGGCCGACCTGTTCGTTTCCGCCAACATGGCCCATCCGCAAAGCCTCCACGCACAAGGCAAGGCGAGCGCCGCAGCGGTTTTCGCCCGCAATCGGCTGTGCATCTACGCGCTGCCCGCCGTCGGCATGACCAGCACCAATGTGCTGGACCGCCTTCTCGACCCGAAAGTGCGCATCGGCACTTCCACGCCAAAGGCCGACCCCGGCGGCGATTATGCGCAAGAACTGTTCGACGAGGCCGACAGCGTCAGGCCCGGCGCTACAGCGGCGTTGAAAGCCAAGGCGCTGGCGGTCGTAGGTGCCACCGTCACCCCGGCATCCAGCAAGGCGACCAGCCAGGGCGAGGCGATGCTCGAACGCGGAACGGACGTATCGGTAGGCTATTGCAGTTCGCGCAAGACCACGCCCGACCTCAGTGTCGACAAAGTGGAACTGCCACCCGAACTGGCAATCAAGGCCGACTACGGCATGGCCGTGGTGACGACCTCGCACGATCCGATGCGCGAGGCGGCGGCGGGCAAGCTGGCGCTGTACCTCCTGTCCCCGGAAAACCAGACCTTGCTCGCCGCATACGGCTTCAGCGCCCGGTAA
- a CDS encoding TonB-dependent siderophore receptor: MRKSITNTCIAGGLHTLTMLAFVPASHAQAQADGTEIIVNGVLPSEDDTYRTRKVEVGPLGEKALLDTPYSISVVPVNLAENQQLQNVRELLRYIPSVQGENIRPQSRGMQAGVVQNTRIDGLNIAATTDYAIEQFDRIEVLNGLAGALYGPASPAGTFNYVFKRPTDQPLSAFKLGYTSSGNVLAHVDLSRRAGPDGMFGARINLLSQEGETYADESNLRRKLASASFDLRPAQGTRIEVNTSYYRYTATGFPGTFSLARGVSFASVPANAKRAGYGYRWAGDDNETFLASGRLFQDLGNDWQLSGGVLYMTNDRASTVPTLTILNSAGNYRATTVNTTFSLDRVLSNNATLRGKVDLGGIRNEVFVGTTGFLWKRYTPFQTGAITLGTGNLADPASFDQPVLPDFKDRFHAQTTRQQAITFGDTISFNDTVSVLLAASQNWISARNINRTGTVTSRYKDNGLSPTASLIVKPRANMTAYVTYASSLQQGDAAPAAAANAGDALSPYRSKQWEAGYKLDLGRLALALAAYQIERPYAFVGTDNIYREQGRQRNRGVEFTANGRITDNLNLFGGVSVLDPKLFDTGSALTSDKQILGLPKLAFNLLGEYRLPMLPEVTLSADVSHVSERPGNYSNTDFVDGYTLVDLGIRYQTHINGQDLALRLSVNNLLDKHYWANITPTGQNGYNSTDNGTGTLGTPRSVRVQMQVAL, from the coding sequence ATGCGTAAATCAATCACAAACACTTGTATCGCCGGCGGACTGCACACTCTGACGATGCTGGCCTTCGTGCCCGCAAGCCACGCGCAGGCCCAGGCGGACGGCACCGAGATCATCGTCAACGGTGTGCTCCCTTCCGAGGACGATACCTACCGTACCCGCAAGGTGGAAGTCGGCCCTCTGGGCGAGAAGGCCCTTCTGGATACCCCCTATTCGATCAGCGTCGTCCCCGTAAACCTGGCCGAAAACCAGCAACTCCAGAACGTACGCGAACTGCTGCGCTATATCCCTTCCGTGCAGGGTGAAAACATCCGCCCGCAATCGCGCGGGATGCAGGCCGGCGTCGTCCAGAACACGCGCATCGACGGCCTGAACATCGCCGCGACCACGGACTATGCCATCGAGCAGTTCGACCGGATCGAAGTGCTGAACGGCCTTGCCGGTGCGCTCTACGGCCCGGCCAGCCCTGCCGGCACATTCAACTACGTGTTCAAGCGGCCTACCGACCAGCCCCTGAGCGCCTTCAAGCTGGGCTACACCAGCAGCGGCAACGTGCTGGCTCATGTCGACCTCAGCCGCCGGGCAGGCCCCGACGGAATGTTCGGCGCACGCATCAACCTGCTCTCCCAGGAAGGCGAGACCTACGCCGACGAAAGCAACCTGAGGCGAAAGCTGGCCAGCGCCTCGTTCGACCTGCGTCCCGCACAGGGCACCCGGATCGAGGTGAACACCAGCTATTACCGCTACACCGCAACCGGGTTTCCCGGCACGTTTTCGCTGGCCCGCGGGGTGAGCTTCGCCAGCGTTCCGGCCAATGCCAAACGCGCGGGGTACGGCTACCGCTGGGCCGGGGACGATAACGAGACGTTCCTCGCCAGCGGCCGTCTGTTCCAGGATCTGGGCAATGACTGGCAGCTGAGCGGCGGGGTCCTCTACATGACCAACGACCGCGCATCGACCGTGCCAACGCTGACCATCCTCAACAGCGCGGGCAACTACCGTGCAACCACCGTCAACACCACTTTCAGCCTCGACAGGGTGTTGAGCAACAACGCGACCCTGCGCGGCAAGGTGGACCTGGGCGGCATCCGCAACGAAGTGTTCGTAGGCACCACCGGCTTCCTGTGGAAGCGCTACACGCCCTTCCAGACCGGCGCGATCACGCTGGGCACCGGCAATCTGGCGGACCCGGCCAGCTTCGACCAGCCCGTGCTGCCAGATTTCAAGGATCGCTTCCACGCGCAGACCACGCGCCAGCAGGCGATCACTTTCGGCGATACCATCAGCTTCAATGACACGGTATCCGTCCTGCTTGCGGCCAGCCAAAACTGGATCAGCGCACGCAACATTAACCGTACCGGCACCGTCACCTCGCGCTACAAGGACAACGGGCTGAGTCCCACCGCCAGCCTTATCGTAAAACCGCGCGCCAACATGACCGCCTACGTCACTTACGCCAGCAGCCTGCAACAGGGCGATGCCGCGCCCGCCGCCGCCGCGAATGCGGGCGATGCGCTTTCCCCCTATCGCAGCAAGCAGTGGGAGGCGGGCTATAAGCTCGACCTCGGCCGCCTGGCCCTGGCCTTGGCCGCCTATCAGATAGAGCGCCCCTATGCCTTCGTCGGCACCGACAACATCTACCGCGAGCAGGGCCGCCAGCGTAACCGCGGCGTGGAGTTTACCGCAAACGGGCGCATTACCGACAACCTCAATCTGTTCGGCGGGGTATCCGTCCTGGACCCCAAGCTGTTCGACACGGGATCGGCGCTGACCAGCGACAAGCAAATCCTGGGCCTGCCCAAGTTGGCGTTCAACCTGCTTGGGGAATACCGCCTGCCGATGCTGCCGGAAGTGACGCTAAGCGCCGACGTCAGCCACGTCAGCGAGCGTCCCGGCAACTACAGCAACACCGATTTCGTCGACGGTTATACCTTGGTGGACTTGGGCATCCGGTACCAGACACACATCAATGGCCAGGACCTGGCACTGCGCCTCAGCGTCAACAACCTGCTGGACAAGCACTATTGGGCCAACATCACACCCACCGGCCAGAACGGCTACAACAGCACAGATAACGGCACCGGCACGCTGGGTACACCGCGATCGGTGCGTGTGCAGATGCAGGTGGCGCTGTGA
- a CDS encoding ATP-binding protein, translating to MRAFDWSTTPLGEPGKWPQSLRSIVSACINSPILGAVLWGPDLILLYNDAYIPSLAGGHPHALGRPASDGWGEAWTLLAPSYYRALETGEGFSEKMVGLEVVRNGERMVTWWDFTATPIRGEDGAIAGLLHQGIEITAPAQAAGDTASERELLAQLFAQAPSFMALLEGPEHRFALTNPAYLRLTGRTALIGQTVAQALPDAAAQGYVANLDEVFRSGKAYKADSALYAVEPVAGGPVTNHLVDFVFQPVKNASGDVTGIFIEGVDVTERVNADLALRESQERLEQALSAGAGIGTWDWDVVRNSVRTDSRFARLYGVDPQMAKRGAPIELFFQRLHPGDLDRVQAAIAKALSSGGMFYEEYRLVQDNGAIVWLVAQGRCTLSETGEPLHFPGVSYDITERKTAEQRKSALLDLSDTLRSIDDIAEMEFAGATALAVGLGVSRAGYGTVDKVLETITVQRDWNAPGIKTIAGTLNFREHGSYIEDLKHGETVAIGDVKLDDRTRATADVLEAISARSFINMPLVEQGDFVALAYVNNAGPRVWCNEDVLFMRDVAERVRGATERRRQTEELAQLNATLEEQVIVRTRELMAAEEALRQSQKMEAVGQLTGGIAHDFNNLLQGITGSLEIIQRRVEQGRHADISRFITGATTAANRAAALTHRLLAFSRRQPLDPKAVRSNRLLASVEDLLRRTIGEHIELELVLAGGLWPTLCDPNQLESAVLNLVINARDAMPDGGKLTIETGNAHLDQAYAARKTGVKPGQYVCISVTDTGVGMNEDTIAKAFEPFFTTKPIGQGTGLGLSMIYGFAQQSEGYAKIYSELGHGTTFKLYLPRHLGDAEWEEDVPALGDEHVSDSGEVVLVVEDESVVRDLIIEVLTELGYRTLEASDGPKGLQMLQSDKRIDLLVTDIGLPGLNGRQVVEAGRLLRPDLKVLFMTGYAENAALASGFLEHGMSMITKPFAMEALATRVREIIEG from the coding sequence ATGCGGGCATTCGACTGGAGCACCACGCCGCTCGGTGAGCCCGGCAAATGGCCGCAATCGCTGCGATCGATCGTCTCAGCCTGCATCAATTCGCCAATCCTGGGCGCGGTCCTGTGGGGGCCGGACCTGATACTTCTCTATAACGACGCATACATTCCGTCACTCGCAGGCGGGCATCCTCATGCGCTGGGACGTCCGGCGAGCGATGGCTGGGGTGAGGCTTGGACCTTGCTCGCACCGTCATATTATCGGGCGCTGGAAACCGGCGAGGGTTTTTCGGAAAAGATGGTTGGCCTGGAGGTGGTCCGAAATGGCGAGCGTATGGTCACTTGGTGGGACTTCACGGCGACCCCTATCCGCGGCGAGGATGGTGCCATTGCCGGCTTGCTCCACCAAGGTATCGAGATCACCGCACCGGCCCAGGCCGCAGGAGACACGGCTAGCGAAAGGGAACTGCTCGCGCAGCTGTTCGCGCAGGCCCCGAGCTTTATGGCTCTGCTGGAAGGCCCCGAACATCGTTTCGCGCTGACCAATCCGGCCTACCTTCGACTGACCGGCCGAACCGCCCTTATCGGCCAGACCGTCGCTCAGGCGCTTCCCGATGCCGCGGCGCAAGGATATGTCGCGAACCTCGACGAGGTATTTCGCTCAGGCAAGGCGTATAAAGCGGATTCGGCGCTCTACGCCGTCGAGCCGGTCGCCGGGGGGCCGGTCACTAACCATCTCGTCGATTTTGTTTTTCAGCCGGTTAAAAACGCAAGCGGCGACGTCACGGGTATCTTCATAGAAGGCGTCGATGTCACTGAACGGGTGAACGCCGACCTTGCACTGCGCGAAAGTCAGGAGCGGCTTGAGCAGGCGCTGTCGGCAGGAGCAGGCATCGGCACCTGGGATTGGGATGTCGTCCGCAATTCCGTTCGCACAGATTCCAGGTTTGCGCGGCTTTACGGCGTCGATCCCCAAATGGCCAAACGCGGGGCGCCGATCGAGTTGTTCTTCCAGCGCCTGCACCCGGGCGATCTTGACAGGGTTCAGGCCGCCATTGCCAAGGCGCTGAGCAGTGGCGGCATGTTCTATGAGGAATATCGCCTCGTGCAGGATAACGGCGCGATCGTGTGGCTCGTAGCCCAGGGTCGCTGCACCTTGTCGGAAACCGGGGAGCCATTGCACTTCCCCGGTGTCAGCTACGATATCACTGAGCGCAAGACCGCCGAGCAGCGCAAGTCCGCACTTCTCGATCTGAGTGACACGCTGAGATCGATCGACGACATTGCCGAAATGGAGTTTGCAGGCGCGACCGCGCTCGCGGTTGGACTGGGCGTGAGCCGCGCTGGCTATGGCACCGTCGACAAAGTTCTGGAAACGATCACTGTCCAGCGCGACTGGAACGCACCCGGAATCAAGACGATTGCCGGTACGCTCAACTTCCGCGAGCACGGGTCCTATATCGAGGATCTGAAGCACGGCGAGACTGTCGCAATCGGTGACGTGAAGCTCGACGACCGCACGCGGGCTACGGCCGATGTTCTGGAAGCGATCAGCGCCCGATCGTTCATCAACATGCCTCTGGTCGAGCAGGGCGACTTTGTAGCGCTTGCATACGTAAATAATGCCGGCCCGCGCGTGTGGTGCAATGAGGATGTGTTGTTCATGCGCGATGTTGCCGAGCGCGTGCGAGGGGCAACCGAGCGCCGGCGGCAGACCGAGGAGCTAGCGCAGCTTAATGCAACTCTGGAGGAGCAGGTCATCGTCCGGACACGGGAATTGATGGCCGCCGAGGAAGCGCTTCGCCAATCCCAGAAGATGGAAGCGGTAGGCCAGCTGACCGGCGGCATTGCGCATGATTTCAATAATCTCCTTCAGGGCATTACTGGCAGTCTCGAGATCATTCAGCGCCGCGTGGAGCAGGGGCGGCATGCCGATATCAGTCGGTTCATCACCGGCGCCACGACGGCGGCCAATCGTGCTGCAGCTTTGACGCACCGTCTTCTGGCCTTCTCGCGTCGTCAGCCGCTCGACCCCAAAGCGGTCCGATCCAACAGGTTGCTCGCTTCGGTGGAAGATCTGCTCAGACGGACGATCGGTGAGCATATCGAACTGGAACTGGTGCTTGCGGGCGGTCTGTGGCCCACGCTGTGCGACCCCAATCAACTTGAAAGCGCGGTCCTTAATCTTGTAATCAATGCGCGCGATGCGATGCCCGATGGCGGCAAACTGACGATTGAAACTGGCAACGCACATCTCGATCAGGCTTACGCTGCAAGAAAGACCGGCGTGAAACCGGGGCAATATGTCTGCATCAGCGTCACCGATACCGGCGTCGGCATGAACGAGGATACGATCGCCAAGGCATTTGAACCCTTCTTCACCACCAAGCCGATCGGTCAGGGCACCGGCCTTGGCTTGTCCATGATCTACGGATTCGCGCAGCAGTCGGAAGGCTATGCCAAGATTTACAGCGAGCTTGGCCATGGTACGACTTTCAAGCTCTACCTGCCGCGCCACCTCGGGGATGCAGAATGGGAAGAAGATGTACCGGCCCTCGGCGACGAGCATGTCTCCGATTCCGGTGAAGTCGTGCTCGTCGTCGAGGACGAGTCAGTCGTTCGCGACCTGATTATCGAGGTTTTGACCGAACTGGGCTATCGTACGCTCGAGGCGAGCGACGGGCCAAAAGGGTTGCAGATGCTGCAGTCCGACAAGCGTATCGACTTGTTGGTCACAGACATCGGGCTGCCTGGGCTCAACGGTCGGCAAGTCGTCGAAGCAGGGCGTCTGCTTCGCCCTGATCTCAAGGTGCTGTTTATGACCGGATATGCCGAGAATGCGGCGCTGGCGTCAGGCTTTCTGGAGCACGGGATGAGCATGATTACAAAGCCATTCGCAATGGAGGCGCTGGCCACACGCGTTCGCGAAATCATCGAGGGATGA
- a CDS encoding alpha/beta hydrolase produces MEGSNAKGASRRNVLAGAALLTGSMVATRAAAQGGVPGDILSFSRDVREPDLIVPLWPSGRMPGGPVPNVKEAVDDQWDNAGLRYRVAEHVTRPTLSYFAPANPTGAAVLITPGGGYSRVGIDREGYESARWMNSLGVAAFVLRYRLPADRWGAGALVALQDAQRAMRLIRSGGEGRWKVDPRRVTVMGGSAGGHLALSLAIKVYDRTYPMLDDMDHLLTRPDGAILLYPVVTLGEGTHVGSRTALLGPNPSAEAVAQWSFDRSVPGITPPILLVHAVHDRVVPVDHSLALFAAVRASGGAIDMHLFEEGAHGLGLRGDPAWPISRWPDLARAWQVRSGLA; encoded by the coding sequence GTGGAAGGGTCGAACGCCAAGGGCGCATCGCGTCGCAATGTCCTGGCCGGGGCCGCGCTGCTGACCGGATCGATGGTGGCAACGCGCGCGGCTGCGCAAGGCGGCGTGCCGGGCGATATCCTGTCTTTTTCCAGGGATGTTCGGGAACCCGATCTCATCGTCCCGCTCTGGCCGAGTGGGCGGATGCCCGGCGGACCAGTGCCGAACGTCAAGGAAGCGGTGGACGACCAATGGGACAATGCGGGGCTGCGCTACCGCGTCGCCGAGCATGTCACGCGTCCGACCCTGTCCTATTTCGCGCCGGCCAATCCCACAGGAGCGGCCGTGCTCATCACTCCCGGCGGCGGTTACTCCCGGGTGGGGATCGATCGTGAGGGTTACGAATCCGCGCGCTGGATGAACTCGCTGGGGGTTGCCGCTTTCGTGCTGCGCTATCGTCTGCCGGCAGACCGCTGGGGCGCGGGCGCGCTGGTCGCGCTTCAGGACGCGCAGCGTGCCATGCGGCTGATCCGATCGGGCGGTGAAGGACGCTGGAAAGTCGACCCCAGGCGCGTCACGGTGATGGGCGGATCGGCAGGCGGTCACCTTGCTCTCAGTCTGGCGATCAAAGTCTATGACCGCACCTACCCGATGCTGGACGACATGGACCATTTGTTGACCCGGCCGGACGGGGCGATCCTGCTCTATCCCGTGGTTACACTGGGGGAGGGCACGCATGTCGGTTCGCGGACGGCGCTGCTGGGCCCGAACCCTTCGGCGGAGGCGGTTGCGCAGTGGTCTTTCGATCGCAGCGTTCCTGGCATTACGCCGCCGATCCTGCTCGTCCATGCCGTCCACGACCGGGTGGTGCCGGTCGACCATTCGCTGGCACTTTTTGCGGCGGTTCGCGCATCGGGAGGCGCAATCGACATGCATCTTTTCGAGGAAGGCGCCCACGGCCTCGGCCTGCGCGGTGATCCCGCCTGGCCGATCTCGCGCTGGCCTGATCTGGCGCGCGCCTGGCAGGTGCGTAGCGGGCTGGCGTGA
- a CDS encoding MFS transporter — protein MTEPAADTSSAPSRMRWVILALLFASTVLNYVDRQTLSILAPMVQRDLGMDDIGYAHVVQLFLIAYTIAYLLAGWLTDRLGTQLALALFVGWWSLANMATGLVRSAGALGGARAMLGLGEAGNYTAGPKAISEHFTARERGFAFGIYTAGAMVGATIAPPLIGWLALAHGWRAAFVATGALGFVWLAAWLAIYPRRKGERPAASEPTPWAAILRERPLWGFALSRMLADPVWYFYLFWFPKYLSDQRGLDLATIAATAWIVYLAADIGSIGGGVFSGRLIRRGMAPARSRIVTLAAAAMLAPAGMAIAAGPSIPLTFAIAALVAFAHLVFQINLSTLVVDLYPTRVVATVFGIVAAGSGLGGIFSTQFIGQFAQSGNYAQIFVLMGLLHPAAALVAWLSLRSQPQSKLRPA, from the coding sequence ATGACCGAACCGGCCGCCGACACATCCTCGGCGCCTAGCCGCATGCGCTGGGTAATCCTGGCCCTGCTGTTCGCCTCGACCGTGCTGAACTACGTCGACCGGCAGACACTTTCGATCCTTGCGCCGATGGTACAGCGCGATCTTGGCATGGACGATATCGGCTATGCCCACGTCGTCCAGCTGTTCCTGATCGCCTATACCATCGCGTATCTCCTCGCCGGATGGCTGACCGACCGGCTGGGCACCCAGCTGGCGTTGGCGCTGTTCGTCGGCTGGTGGTCGCTTGCCAACATGGCGACCGGGCTGGTGCGCAGCGCCGGGGCGCTCGGCGGCGCGCGCGCGATGCTGGGCCTTGGCGAAGCGGGCAATTATACCGCCGGCCCGAAGGCGATTTCGGAACATTTCACCGCCCGCGAGCGTGGCTTTGCCTTCGGCATATATACCGCAGGGGCCATGGTCGGCGCCACGATCGCGCCGCCGCTGATCGGCTGGCTGGCGTTGGCCCACGGCTGGCGCGCCGCCTTCGTGGCGACCGGCGCCCTGGGCTTCGTATGGCTGGCCGCATGGCTCGCCATCTACCCCCGCCGCAAAGGTGAGCGCCCGGCCGCGAGCGAGCCGACGCCTTGGGCGGCCATCCTACGCGAACGGCCGCTCTGGGGCTTTGCCCTGTCGCGGATGCTTGCCGACCCGGTATGGTATTTCTACCTGTTCTGGTTTCCGAAATACCTTTCCGACCAACGCGGGCTGGACCTTGCGACAATCGCCGCCACGGCGTGGATCGTCTATCTTGCCGCAGATATCGGCAGCATCGGCGGCGGGGTGTTTTCCGGTCGGCTGATCCGGCGCGGCATGGCGCCCGCCCGCAGCCGCATCGTGACCCTTGCCGCCGCCGCCATGCTTGCCCCGGCGGGTATGGCCATCGCAGCGGGGCCGTCGATCCCCCTTACTTTCGCGATCGCGGCCCTCGTGGCGTTCGCCCATCTGGTTTTCCAGATCAACCTGAGCACGCTTGTCGTCGACCTCTATCCCACCCGCGTCGTCGCCACCGTGTTCGGCATCGTGGCGGCGGGAAGCGGCTTGGGCGGCATCTTCTCCACCCAGTTCATCGGGCAGTTCGCGCAATCGGGCAATTACGCGCAGATATTCGTCCTCATGGGACTGCTGCACCCCGCCGCCGCGCTGGTTGCCTGGCTTTCGCTACGCAGCCAGCCGCAGTCGAAGCTGCGGCCGGCTTAA